A stretch of Pseudophryne corroboree isolate aPseCor3 chromosome 9, aPseCor3.hap2, whole genome shotgun sequence DNA encodes these proteins:
- the LOC134957984 gene encoding uncharacterized protein LOC134957984 produces the protein MASYMDREFTTGFIDVYRASECLWKVRSKDFSNRQKKDQAYRQLVEYSKAHNSDADLLWAKKKIANLRTVFKKEHTRVIESQRSGAGTDDVYQPTLWYYEQMKFLLEREAKLHGQGNLDKESPKTPEEEGTLNPESTPEVMNTSATEATELELSGEESAPSRSTAPPRRRQKNSSLSSDSASSSTVQFIQRAEEMLNRPPDFYRQFSNTIESQIRVMPETVFRTFRRIVFDVLRRAEDNDLSDDLDLMSNPVRRARNAPQSQYPYPQPYYYPPGNPPPQRPFFSPGPPPTPTLPTPPTSTLSTGLYSAMLSTQLPPEDEATFFNY, from the exons ATGGCTTCTTACATGGACCGGGAGTTCACAACTGGATTCATTGATGTGTATCGGGCCAGCGAATGTCTGTGGAAGGTCCGTAGCAAGGATTTTTCAAACAGACAGAAGAAGGATCAGGCCTACAGACAATTGGTGGAGTACAGCAAAGCCCATAACAGTGATGCTGATCTACTTTGGGCGAAGAAGAAGATAGCAAACTTGCGGACGGTGTTCAAGAAGGAACACACACGCGTGATCGAGTCTCAACGTTCAGGAGCCGGAACTGATGATGTTTACCAGCCGACGCTATGGTATTATGAACAGATGAAGTTCCTTTTGGAGAGAGAGGCGAAATTACATGGACAGGGTAACCTGGATAAAGAGTCTCCTAAGACGCCAGAGGAAGAGGGGACCCTTAATCCG gaatctACCCCGGAGGTAATGAACACTTCCGCAACAGAGGCAACAGAACTGGAGCTCAGTGGTGAGGAGTCAGCACCATCTCGGTCGACAGCACCACCAAGGCGGAGACAAAAGAATTCATCATTGAGTTCCGATTCTGCATCCTCCAGCACGGTTCAATTTATCCAACGGGCAGAGGAAATGCTTAATAGGCCACCAGACTTCTATCGTCAATTTTCAAACACGATAGAATCTCAGATACGTGTAATGCCCGAAACTGTTTTTAGAACTTTCAGGCGCATAGTATTTGATGTATTGAGAAGGGCCGAGGATAATGACCTATCCGATGACCTGGATCTAATGTCAAATCCTGTGCGGCGCGCACgaaatgccccacagtcccagtatcCTTATCCCCAACCATACTATTATCCGCCGGGTAATCCTCCGCCACAGCGCCCTTTTTTTTCGCCGGGACCCCCACCAACACCCACTCTGCCCACTCCTCCCACCAGCACTTTGTCCACTGGATTGTACTCAGCAATGCTGAGTACACAGCTCCCCCCAGAGGACGAGGCTACTTTTTTCAattattaa